A genomic region of Caldicoprobacter guelmensis contains the following coding sequences:
- a CDS encoding MarR family transcriptional regulator, with the protein MNGSLELEVYKALRDAHNTIKRELHNKLADNGITWPQFHALYHIGDEGIPSHELAKELNCNASNMTGLIDRMEQNNWVYRVHCKDDRRVWLIKLTEEGKKLKEELIPKHQKNIEERMKVLSEEELKTLKSLLNKLMKG; encoded by the coding sequence GTGAACGGTTCTCTTGAGCTGGAAGTTTATAAGGCTTTGAGGGATGCTCACAATACCATTAAAAGGGAACTGCACAACAAGCTGGCGGATAACGGCATTACTTGGCCCCAGTTTCATGCGCTGTACCACATTGGCGACGAAGGTATTCCCAGCCATGAGCTGGCAAAGGAGCTCAACTGTAACGCCAGCAACATGACGGGATTAATTGACCGCATGGAGCAAAACAACTGGGTTTACCGCGTACACTGCAAGGACGACAGGCGCGTGTGGTTGATTAAGCTTACTGAAGAAGGCAAAAAGCTGAAGGAGGAGCTAATTCCCAAGCATCAGAAGAATATAGAAGAGAGGATGAAGGTGTTGAGCGAAGAAGAGCTAAAGACGCTCAAGAGTTTGCTGAATAAGCTTATGAAAGGATAG